CAGCAAGGTCTGACGTGGCGGGGGAGCGCTGGGTGGAGATCGAATACCGGCGCCTCCCTGACCGCGAGCAGCGCTTCAGCCAGCGGGTGCTGGAGGATGACGGGGAGTGCGTCGTCACCTTTCTGGAAGCCGCCGAGCTCCCGAAGCCCGTCAAAGCGGGGACGCGGGTGATCCTGGAACCGGGAGCGCCCGTGGTCTGGTTCACCTTTCGCGGCCTCTGGCACGACATCGGCCGCTTCCACCTGCGCGACGGCACCTTTACCGGCTTCTACGCCAACGTCCTCACCCCGGTGGAGATGGAGGGGGACCGCTGGCGCACGACCGACCTCTGCCTGGACGTCTGGCTGGGCGCGGACGGCGGGGTGCAGGTGCTGGACGAGGACGAGCTGGCCGAGGCGGAGCGACACGGCTGGGCCACCGCGGAGACCGCCGCGCGCGCCCGCGATGAGGCCGCCGGTCTGGTGGAGCGGGCGAGGGAAGGGCGCTGGCCCCCCGCGAAGGTCCGTGACTGGCCGCTGGAGCGCGCACGCGCCGCCACCCAACCCACATGAAGGCTCCCATGAATCGCAACGACGCACTTCGCCGCGCCCTCGCGGCCGCCATCGCGCTCACGCTGGCGGGGAGCGCCGCGTGCGCCCGGCCGCCGGCTCCCTCCGCGGGCGCGGCGGCGGCCCCCGTGCCCGCCGACGTGGACTCCGTGCTCCCGCGCGCCGACCGGGACCGCGCCAAGGGCGTGCAGGGAGCGCCGCTGACGGTGGTGGAGGTCTCCGACTTCCAGTGCCCGTTCTGCCGCCAGTGGACGGAGACCACGTACCGGCAGTTCGACAGCGCGTACATCCGCACGGGCAAGGCGAGGATGGTGTTCATCAACTACCCGCTGCCCAACCACCCGCGCGCCTACGCGGCATCCGAGGCCGCGATGTGCGCCGGGGCGCAGGGGAAGTTCTGGCCGATGCACGACCGCCTCTTCGCCACGCAGCGCGAGTGGAGCGGGATGGCCGACGCGGCGCGGCGCTTCGATGCACTCGCCACGGAGATCGGCCTCGACATGGCGGGCTAC
This genomic window from Longimicrobium sp. contains:
- a CDS encoding DUF402 domain-containing protein; the encoded protein is MEIEYRRLPDREQRFSQRVLEDDGECVVTFLEAAELPKPVKAGTRVILEPGAPVVWFTFRGLWHDIGRFHLRDGTFTGFYANVLTPVEMEGDRWRTTDLCLDVWLGADGGVQVLDEDELAEAERHGWATAETAARARDEAAGLVERAREGRWPPAKVRDWPLERARAATQPT
- a CDS encoding thioredoxin domain-containing protein; translated protein: MNRNDALRRALAAAIALTLAGSAACARPPAPSAGAAAAPVPADVDSVLPRADRDRAKGVQGAPLTVVEVSDFQCPFCRQWTETTYRQFDSAYIRTGKARMVFINYPLPNHPRAYAASEAAMCAGAQGKFWPMHDRLFATQREWSGMADAARRFDALATEIGLDMAGYRDCTANDRVAQLIIGDALKASGGGISGTPAFVINGTRFLGGAVTFDQMKAELDAALASPAPAPSN